ATGTATTCTCAATGTATACATTTTCTAGTCTACAAAGTTCTACTCCTAAAACAGCATTGCTGTAAATCATCACGTGCTCAAACCAGAGATGAAATCTACAAATAAGTCCTTGCTGCAAGGGATGGTGAGACCACCCATCGGGTGATTGAACCCGAACTCTTCCTCAGCTTGGAACAACAATTTTTGAAACGAAGGATGGTTCAAGTATGCGACTGGAATCACAAAGCGCTTCTTTTCATTATCACCGACATAGATGGCAACATGCCCTTTCGGAACTTCAACGGACCTTCTTTCATTGGACAAAGACCGTCTTAGAATCTGGCGAATGGCCATTGTTTGAAgctttttcaatttaaaatgaGATTTGGAGAGAAGTTATGAAAGAAATCAAGAAAGGTAAGAATATGCTGTAGGCTTGTTGATGGGTTGAAATTGAGAAAGTGTTGTATATATAgatggaaaagaaataatacaacCCTATGGAAACTAAGATTGGTTAGAAAATTAAATGGATATGTTGTGGGAATGAGAGTTGGGAAACACAATACAATGGATCATCACATGGACTTGTCTCTAAATCACACAAACATATTCCACAAAAAATCAAGATTTTAATGACATTGTTATCAACAAACTAGTGCAATATAGACCTCATCTGCCCCACACATAAACCAAATTGTAGAGTAGAATATGTCATCCTGATAAATTAAGTCATATTAGGACATTAATAATCACATGATTcagtttttttgtttgttgagaACATAATGCAGATTTAaggaataaatatatatgtgaaGTACTGTTCAATAATTGGACCATAATGATATGATTACAAACAGCACAACCATATAATTTGTTAAAGTTTGGTATAATTAACTTGTACCACAAATTTTCATCAACCTAAATTTCTGATTGATGGACCATTTTAGAAGCTTTGTTCACAAACCACTCAACCATAAGAATTACTAATCTGgcattcatttttttatgtcTATAAAACTGAATCTGGACTTCATTTATATATTATAGGTGTGACATATTTTATTGTATGTGGGGCAGATGATGAGGTTTACATTGCAAGAGTTAGTTGGGAATAATGGCATTCAAAATCTTGATTTCTTGCTAAATATGTTTGTAGACAAATCCATGTGATGATGATCCATTTGCTTGTACTCCCAACTCTTATACCCACCACATAGTTTGCTAACCAATCAATTTCCAAAGGGATGCAATATTTCTTTTCTATATATACAACACTTTTATTCTCAACTTCAATCCATCAGCAAGCCTTCTGATTCATTATCattcttaattattttgaaattctttcataACTACTCCACTCTTCTCTTTCTAACATTAGAAAACATTCACACAATGGCCATTCGCCAGATTCTAAGACGGTCCTTTTCCAATGAAAGAAGGTCAGCTGAAGTTCCAAAAGGGCATGTTGCCGTCTATGTTGGTGATAACGAAAAGAAGCGCTTTGTGATTCCGGTCTCGTACTTGAACCATCCTTCGTTTCAAGACCTGCTGTTTCAAGCTGAGGAAGAATTTGGGTTCAATCACCCGATGGGTGGCCTCACCTTCCCTTGCAGCGAGGACGTATTTGTAGATTTCATCTCTGGTGTGAGCACAAGATGATTTATAGAAATGGTGTTTTAGGAGTAGAGTTTTGTAGATTAGAAAATGTAACTACTGAGATTACATTAGAATATACACAACATATTAATGAGAAACTTTTGTTTCCTTTATTCATTCTACTAAGGCTTAAAATTAAATAGCCTTTTTTTGATTAATCTTTCAttacagaaaatacaaacaaagaTAAAGTTTTAATTTGGTGATGCTTTTCACTCCTTcaacttgttgaagaagatagaaatTTGAGAATTGCTAGTAAGTAGTAACAGTAGTCAAATTTTCTTAGTAAATATATTTAGCCATCTAAAATAGAGTTTCCATAAGTAATAAATGTCTAACTCAAACTGTTTGGGGAATTAAGTGAGATAGTAGGGGCCATAAAAACACATCCATTTGTCTTTTGCATATCATCTTTCTTTTAGTCTTATCATTTTCTCAAAACCTTCAACGTTGACGGATAAGAACTCGTTCATTATCAAATTATCGAGCATTTTAGGTGAAAATAGGCTTCAAAGAGTGTTATGCGAGGGCCCGTGTTGCTACTTGCTAATGCTGGTAGCCTACGTAGTTCTACATCAGATATTCGTGTGATGATTCAAAGACAATTCCATGTGATTCCTCATGTGCTTGTGTTTCTCGACTTACAATTTGCAGGCCTATTGCATATCCTTTTATTATGTTATCAACTTACCTATTATAAAACTGTTTCGACTTTACatcttattataaaaaattgaaaacacaAGCACATGAGAAACCACATGGAATTGTCTTTGAATCATCATCATGATTTTGAAGCAAACAAGAATTTGTGATGTAGAAGAATGCAGCCTACCAACCCTACCCTCACATACAACCTATGATGTCCATTTTCACctaattttctcaatttttaaaaatttgaattctTTTTATCTGcataaatattttctaaatgAAGAActgtttaaaaaaattacagacataatttcttaattaatgATATACTCTGTTATATTCTACTAGCAATTCTAATACTCCAACCGATCTCTTTTAGTAATTTTTAGAGCTTCAGAACATCAGCAAAGAGAGTGTATTATTATGAACACTTCTCATAGTATTCTGTTAAAATTACCAATTATCACTGATTTTTCAAGAACTTAATTATTTTCATGATGTCATTATTGAAGAAGAATAAGTTGGGTATGTACTTATCTGCCTAAGTGGAAGGCAGATGAATTTTCAGATATAAGAGCATCCAAACTTATATAGTATTTAGTTTCTGTTGCAAGTTTATCAGAAGATTTGGTTTGTTTAAGAGAGCCATATGAATTAAGGAAACAGAAGTTTCTCAATAATGTGTTTCAGTATAAATTCTAATGTATTCTCAGTTAATACATTTTCTAATCTACAAAATTCTACTCGTAAAAACCATTACTATAAATCATCTCGTGCTCAAACCAGAGATGAAATCTACAAATAAGTCCTCGCTGCAAGGGATGGTGAGGCCACCTATGGGATGATTGAAACCGAACTCTTCCTCAGCTTGAAAAAGCAATTCTTGAAACGAAGGATGGTTCAAGTACGCGACTGGAATCACAAAGCGCTTCTTTTCAGAATGACCAACATAGACGGCAACATGCCCTTTTGGAATTTCAGCCGACTTTCTTTCATTGGACAAAGACCGTCTTAGAATCTGGCGAATGGCCATTGTTTGACGATTTTTTGAAGTTGGGATGAGATGAGGGGAGTAGTTATGAAAGAATTCGAAATAAGAAAGGTAATGAATCTGTTCAAGGCTTGTTGATGGATTGATGTTCAGGAAAATGTTGTATATATAGGTGGAAAAGAAATATTGCATCTCTTTGGAAATAGAGATTAGTTAGCAAAATAATGATTTTGAAAGTTGGGAAACACAAGCAAATGGATCATCACATGGATTTGTCCATGAACATATTTAGCAAGAAATCAAGACCTTTGATTGTCAATGTTCCCAACTAACAATTGCAATGTTAACTTCATCTGTCCCACATAAACCAAATATCAATCAAATCTGTCACACATATATATTGAGTCCTACATATTCATTTATGACCTTTCTTCGGATCAGAGAGGCATCAAAATTTATTATGTGGCCATGGCTTGTTGCCAACATAGTTGGTAGGCTAACAATGTGTCACACCACATATCTCAAGACAAATCCATGTGATTCATCATGTGCTTGAGATTTTGAACTTAGGCTTCATACCCCATTTGAATATCTACTTGTTATCTTCTcatcatattttaatataaaccATTTTTTAGAAgtctatatatacataaaacacATTTCTTCATTCAACCATTATCAACTCTTTCACCATATAAACTTGAGATTCTCTCTCCCACAAAAAGTTGCTCATTTCAGCGCGGCTTTGTACAAGAATGACCATGCGACAAATGTTGAGACGGTCTTTATCTAGCGAGAGAAGATCAGCTTCATCAAGAAATGAGGTCTCAAATGGCCATGTTGCTGTCTATGTAGGGGAGAGTGAGAAGAAGCGTTTCGTTATTCCATTGTCGTATTTGGACCACCCCTCGTTTCAAGCTGAGGAAGAATTCGGGTTCCATCACCCCATGGACGGCCTCACTATCCCCTGCAGCGAGGACTTATTCATTGACGTCGTCTCTGCCTTCAGCAAGACATGATGATATAACAGAAATGTTTAGGAAAAGCACAGTTTGGTAGATCAACCTTTAGAAATGTATGTAATGACAAGATATGAATATACTTAGCCATTTTCAGATGCAAAACTATATCTCTGTGGATttcttgaaatttcaaattcttAAACTTGCAGTAGTCTTGAAAGAAGTTTAGAAGCTATTATCACTCAGACTTATCCACATTTGTCCATAACGTCGTTGTATATGTTCTAACATCGTCTTTTTAGACTATTACAACATCTTCTTTACTACCATTGAAGGTTGGAATACAAAATCATATGATTCCTCAGATTTCCAATAACGAGATCAGGCACATTATTCTGACTCTATAAATCTTGATTGTGTTCTTATGAAAAAGTGGAAAAGTACAGTAATAAAGCAGTATATCCACTTGTAATGCTAGTCACTGccccaagaaaaaaaaattggagaaaaaaaacatttttgatCAACTATATATACACAACTTATTTCCTTATTGCAACCATCAGCAGCAGCTTTtcgtcataattttttttttcgtttcatTTCAGCAGAGTTTGACTTTGTAAAACAATGTCTATATGACAAAAGATATGACGTCTTTTTCTAGTGAGAGAAGATCAGCTGAAGTACCAAAGGGCCATTTTGCTGTTTATATTGGTGAGAATGAAAATATGGCTTATTCATTGATGATGAGATGGTCATTGAATCACTCTTCTTTTCAAGAACTGTTGTCTTAAGCTGAGAAAGAATTTGGGATTATGGTAGGCTTCACCATCCCCTGCAGCGAGGACTTATTCATTGAAATCATCACTAGAAGATGTCTGTAATGATGCATGAATCAAAAGTTCTGTATATTTAAGCATTAGTTCAATACATCACCAGAAATTAGTTAATCACAGGATTCTATATGCTGACAATAAATAGTTCTAAGATCATGACTGTGATAAAATATATACAAACGTGTCATGATTTGATCAGGAAAATGCATATGAATTATAGGATATAACAGCCTCCAAACATATTTAGTCTATGTTGCAAGTTTGTCAGGAGATTTGGTTATTTAAGAGAGCCAAATGAATTAAGGAAACAAGAGAGCCAAATGAATAAAGGAAACAAAAGTTTCTCATTAATATGTTGTGTATATTCTAATGTAATCTCAGTAGTTACATTTTCTAATCTACAAAACTCTACTCCTAAAACACCATTTCTATAAATCATCTTGTGCTCACACCAGAGATGAAATCTACAAATACGTCCTCGCTGCAAGGGATGGTGAGGCCGCCCATGGGGTGATTGAACCCAAATTCTTCCTCAGCTTGAAACAGCAATTCTTGAAACAAAGAATGGTTCAAGTAGGCAACTGGAATCACAAAACGCTTCTTTCCATTATCACCAACATAGACAGCAACATGCCCTTTTGGAACTTCAGCTGACCTTCTTTCGTTGGACAAAGACAGTCTGAGAATCTGGCGAATGGCCATTGTTTGAAGCTTTTCCAATTTAAAATGAGATTTGGAGAGAAGTTATGAAAGAAATCAAGAAAGGTAAAGAATATGCTGTAGGCTTGTTGATGGGCTGAAATTGAGAAAGTGTTGTATATATAGATGGAAAGgaaataataaaaccttatgGAAACTGAGATTGGTTAGAAAATGAATGGATATGTTGTGAGCATGAGAGTTGGGAAACACAAACCAATGGATCATCACATGGACTTGTCTCTAAATCACACAAACACATTTCTCAAAAAATCAAGATTTTAATGACATTGTTATCAACAAACTAGTGCAATGTAGACCTCATATGCCCCACACATAAACCAAATTGTAGAGCAAAATGTGTCATCCATATAAATTAAGTCATATTAGGACATTAATAATCACATGATTCTGTTTTACAAAATGCAGATTATATGTGTGACATATTTTATTGTACTATTTGGTTTATGTGGGGCAGATAATGAGGTCTACATTGCAAGAGTTAGTTGGGAACACTGGcattcaaaatctttatttctTGCTAAATATGTTTGTTGACAGACAAATCCATGTGATGATGATCCATTTGCTTGTGTTTCCTAACTCTCGTATCCACCACATATCCATTAGTTTGCTAACCAATCAATTTCCCAAGGGATGCAATACTTCTTTTCTATATATACAACACTTTTCTCAACTTCAATCCATCAACAAACCTTCAGATTCCTTGTATTAATTATTCCAAATTTCTTTCATAACTACTCTCCTCATCTCATCCTAACTTCAAAAAATCTTCAAACAATGGCCATTCGCCAGATTTTAAGACGGTCTTTGTCCAATGAAAGAAGGTCGGCTGAAGTTCCAAAAGGGCATGTTGCTGTCTATGTTGATCATAATGAAAAGAAGCGCTTTGTGATTCCAGTCTCGTACTTGAACCATCCTTCGTTTCAAGAATTGCTCTTTCAAGCTGAGGAAGAGTTCGGGTTCAATCACCCGATGGGTGGCCTCACCATCCTTTGCAGCGAGGACTTATTTGTAGATTTCATCTCTGGTTTGAGCATGCGATGATTTATAGCAATGGTGTTTTAGGAGTAGAGTTTTGTAGATTAGATAATGTATACATTGAGAGTACATTAGAATGTACACTGAAACGTATTATTGAGAAACTATAGTTTCATTTATATGGCTTTCTGAAACAACCAAATCTTCTGATAAACTTGCAACAGAAACTAAATAAGTTTGGATGCTGTTATATTTGAAAATTCATATGCATTCCACTTAGGCCGATAAGTACACACTCAGCCTAATCTTCTTCAATTATGAATGACCTCatgaaaataattaagttattgaAAAATCAGTGATAATTGGCAACTTTAACAGAATAATACTCCATAAGAAGTGTTCATAATAATACACTCTCTTTGCTGACGTTTTGAACCACTAAAAACTACTAAAAGAGATCGATTGGAGTAATAGAATtgctaataaaataatttactaTCATTAATTAAGAAATTACTATATCTGTAAAAGTTTCTAAACAGTTCTTCTTTAAGAAATAAGATTTGTGCAGATAAAAAGAATAcaactttttaaaatattgagAAAATTAGGGGAAAATGGACATCATAGTTTGTATGTGAGGGTATGGTTAGTAAGCTGCATTCTTCTACATCACAAATTATTGTTTGCTTCAAAATCTTGATAATGAATCAAAGACAATTCCATGTGGTTGCTTATGTTCTCGtgttttcaattatttataataagatGTAAAGTCTTAACAGTTTATAAAAGGTGAGTGGATAAAATAACTAGTGGATATGCAATAGGCCTGCAAATTGTAGCTCaagaaacacaaacacatgaGGAGTCACATGGAATTGTCTTTAAATCATCATCAAGATTTAAAAGCAACAATAATATGTGATGTAGAACTATATATGTAGTCTACCAACATTAGCAAGTAGCAACACGGGCCCTCGCATAACAATCTTTGATGGCTATTTTAACCTAAAATGATCGATAATTTGATAATGAACGCGCTCTTATCTGTCAAAGTTGAAGATTTTGAGAAAATGATAAGACTAAGAGAGAAGCTGATATGCAAAAGACAAATGCATGTGCTTTTATGGCCCCTACTATCTTACTAATTCCCCAAACAGTTTGAGTTTGACATGTTTTACTTATAAAACTCCATTTTAGATGAGTAAATATATTTACTTAGAAATTTTGAATATTGTTTCTAGCTAATCTCTCATTTCTATCTTCTTTAGCCAGCTTGAAGGAGTGAAAAGCATCACCAAATAAGACTTTAtctttgtttgtattttctgtaaTGATAGATGAAGTATAAAAAGGATATGTACTTTTAAGCCTTAGTTGAATATTCGTAGCTACTTGAATTCTATTCAGTCAAGATTGATAGATGTTGGGTAAGTTCATCATTAGAACTCTGTTGAATCACATGATTTTCATTATTGTTTTTAAAACACATAACAGCATCCAGTCTTAGTCTCTGCTGCAAGTTAAAAAAAAGACTTTGGTTGTTTGAGAGAGCCATAAGAATTAAGGAAACAGAAGTTTCTCAATAATATGTTTGGTGCACATTCTAATGTACTCTCAGTGGATACATTTTCTAACCTACAAAATTCTACTCCTAACACACTATTGCTATAAATCATCTTCTGCTCAAACCAGATATGAAATCTACAAATAAGTCCTCGCTGCAAGGGATGGTGAGGCCACCCATCGGGTGATTGAACCCAAATTCTTCCTCAGCTTGAAACAGCAATTCTTGAAACGAAGGATGGTTCAAGTACGAAACTGGAATCACaaaccgcttcttttcattATCACCAACATAGATGGCAACATGCCCTTTTGGAACTTCAACCGACCTTCTTTCATTGGACAAAGACCGTCTCAGAATTTGGCGAATGGCCATAGTTTGAAGCCTTTTTTAAGTTAGGATGAGATGAGAAGAGTAGTTATGAAAGAAATTCAGAACAAGTAAAATGTAATGAATCTGTTCAAGGCTTGTTGATGGATTGATGCTCAGGAAAATGTTGTATATATAGGTGGAAAAGAAATGTTGCATCTCTTTGGAAATAGAGTAATGTTAGCAAAATAATGATTATGAAAGTTGGGAAACACAAGCAAATGGATCATCACATGGATTTGTCTATGAACATATTTAGCAAGAAATCGAGATCTTTGATTGTCAATGTTCCTAACTAACAATTGCTATGTTAACTTCATCTGTCCCACATAAaccaaatattaataaaatctgTCACACATATAATATTGAGTCCTACATATGCAATCATGACATTTCTTCGGATCAGAGAGGCATCAAAATTTATTATGTGGCCATGGCTTGTTGCCAATATAGTTGGTAGGCTAACAATGTGTCACACCACATATCTCAAGACAAATCCATGTGATTCATCATGTGCTTGAGATTTTCAACTTAGGCATCATACCCCATTTGAATATCTACTTGTTATCTTCTcatcatattttaatataaaccATTTTTTAGAAgtctatatatacataaaacacATTTCTTCATTCAACCATTATCAACTCTTTCACCATATAAACTTGAGATTCTCTCTCCCACAAAAAGTTGCTCATTTCAGCGCGGCTTTGTACAAGAATGGCCATGCGACAAATGCTGAGACGGTCTTTATCTAGCGAGAGAAGATCAGCTTCACCAAGAAATGAGGCCTCAAAGGGCCATGTTGCTGTCTATGTAGGGGAGAGTGAGAAGAAGCGTTTTGTTATTCCATTGTCGTATTTGAACCACCCCTCGTTTCAAGAATTGCTGTTTCAAGCTGAGGAAGAATTCGGGTTCCATCACCCCATGGGCGGCCTCACTATCCCCTGCAGCGAGGACTTATTCATTGACGTCGTCTCTGCCTTCAGCAGGACATGATGATATATCAGAAATGTTTTAGGAGAAGTACATTTTTGTAGATCAACCTTTAGAATTGTATGTAATGACAACATAGGAATATACTTAGCCATTTTCGGATGAAAAACTATTTTGTATTTCTTGACATGAATAGCTCAAAAATCTACGTCGTTGTGGAATTCTTAAAATTCCAAATTCTTAAACTTACAATAGACATGAAACAAGTTTAGATGCTATTATATCTAAGACTTATCCGCATTTTCCCAAAACATCGTTGTATATGTTCTAACATTGTGTTTTTAGACTCTTAAGCATCTTCTTTACTACTCTGAATGCTGGAATACAGAATCATGTGGTTCCTCGTATTTCCAATGATGAAATCGGCACATTATTCTAACTCTAAAAGTCTTGATTCCGGTCTTATGATAAAGTAGAAAATCACCAGTAACAAAGCAAATATATCCACTTGTAGTATTAGCCACTGCCCCAAGAAAAAATTGCAGAAAAAAGTTAATTTTTGATCAACTATACATATACACAACATATTTCCTTATTCCAACCATCAACAGCTTTCCATAATATTATCAGCTTTTCTGTCGAAAACATTTTTTCGTTTCATTTCAGCAGAGTTCGACTTTTGTACAAAATGGCTATCTGACAGATGACGACACGGTCTTTTTCAAGTGAGAGAAGATCAGCTAAGTCCTAAAGGGCAATCTTGTTGTTTATATTTTGATGAGAATGAAAAGAGATGCGTCGTCATTCCATTGTCGTACTTGAATCACTCTTCATTTCAAGAATTGCTGTCTCAAGCTGAGAAAGAATTCGGGTTCTATCACCCTATGGGAGGCCTCACCATATTCATGTACAAATTATGTTTAGGAGAATCACCATTTTGTAGATTAGCATCTTAGAAATGTAGATAAAATTTATTAAGCCATTTTCAGATTTCCAAAATCAATATGTGCTTATATACATTTGCTGTTATTTCTAGACAATATATAACTTTCTGTATCTTTAAGCATTAGTTCAATCCAtcaccaaaaaaattaaaagatcaCATGATTCTATATTCTGACAATCAATAGTTctaaagaaaatgaatatgatAAAACACATACAAACGTGTCATGATTTGATAAGGCAACAGAAGATGAAACAACATCCAAACTTACTTAGTTTTTATTGCAAGTTTATCAGTAGATTTTGGTTTTTTAAGAGAGCCATATGAATTAAGGAAACAAAAGTCTCTCAATATATGTTTCACTGAACATTCTAATGTATACATTTTCTAGTCTACAAAATTCTACTCCTAAAGCACCATTGCTATAAATCATCTCGTGCTCAAACCAGAGATAAAATCTACAAATAAGTCCTCGCTGCAAGGGATGGTGAGGCCGCCCATCGGGTGATTGAACCCAAACTCTTCCTCGGCTTGAAACAACAATTCTTGAAACGAAGGATGATTCAAGTAGGCGACTGGAATCACAAAGCGCTTCTTTTCATTATCACCAACATACACAGCAACATGCCCTTTTGGAACTTCGGTTGACCTCCTTTCACTGGAGAAAGATCGTCTCAGAATTTGGCGAATGGCCATTGTTTGAAACTTTTGTGGACTTAGATTGAGAAGACTAGTTATGAGAAAAAATCAGAATCAAGAAAGCTAAAGAAGTTTTTGAAAGCTTGTTGATTGGTGAAGTTGTGAAATGTGTAGTATATATAGGTGCACAATAAATGTTGCAGAATACAAATTGATGAGCAAAAACCACATATGAATAAGTGGTGCCTCTAAAACTTGGAAAACACAACCACATGAATCTGTCCATCAATTGTCAAGTAGATATGCCACATTTGATTAAATCAACAGCTCATGTGATATGTTTTCTCCAACTATTTGATTTATGTGTGGGGCATTTGAAAGGGCCATGTAGACTTGGATGGCCTCATTCAATGCTTTCAATTCCTCAAAAATCTTCATTTTATTGCTTAATCATTCTTGGACATGTCCATGTGATTTCTCATGTGCTTGTGTTTTTCCAAATTCCATAGCCAACACTAGTCaatttttctatcatttccaaAGGAATGCAACATTTCTTCTGCACCTATA
This portion of the Salvia splendens isolate huo1 chromosome 10, SspV2, whole genome shotgun sequence genome encodes:
- the LOC121751386 gene encoding auxin-induced protein 15A-like, which encodes MAIRQILRLSLSNERRSAEVPKGHVAVYVGDNGKKRFVIPVAYLNHSLFQELLFQAEEEFGFNHPMGGLTIPCSEDVFVDFISGVSTR
- the LOC121752962 gene encoding auxin-induced protein 15A-like, translating into MAIRQILRRSLSNERRSVEVPKGHVAIYVGDNEKKRFVIPVSYLNHPSFQELLFQAEEEFGFNHPMGGLTIPCSEDLFVDFISGLSRR
- the LOC121752961 gene encoding auxin-responsive protein SAUR20-like; protein product: MAMRQMLRRSLSSERRSASPRNEASKGHVAVYVGESEKKRFVIPLSYLNHPSFQELLFQAEEEFGFHHPMGGLTIPCSEDLFIDVVSAFSRT